agaagaagaggccggCAAAGCTGCACcccgagaagaagcggaaggacATTCGACCGAGGACGCACAAGGGGCTGATGCTCTCCCAGATAGTTGGGAGGAGCTTGCTGTTGACGATTTTGACGGTATTCTTGTCCAGTTCATTGAGGCTGTAGGCGTGATTCCCAAGCCTGTGTTAGTTCAGGCGGGGCTTGAGAAGTACCGCGCATATTTGTGCCACCAACAGTTGTTGGCGCGATGTGCCTCAGGCAGAAGTTTGCCTGGCGGGAGCAGAGTTGATCCAAGCCCTGACTTTGTAGTGACTTCCGCCAATCCAGAtgaaggcctcgcggcgcgacggTCTCCAATTCGTATCAGTATCTCGGTGCCAACGCCGCCTTCGCAGTCTCCCCGGAGGTCACGCCTGCCACCTCACAGGGAACGAGCCGGATCGGACTTGCCGGCGGCAACTGGCACCCCGCGAGAGAAtgcgcccgcgagagagtTTGCTGAATCGAGATTcacagcggcggagacccgGGAATCCCACTCAGATCCCAGGGTAGGGCAGCAGAACCCTGAAAGCTCTTCAGAAAACGATGGAGGCGGCACCAGTGAGCAGGCGACGAACACAGCTACCACACCACCTATGGCGCAGGCCACAGGTCCTCCTCAGCCTCGGCAGGTGTATTATCCGCCGCCCTTCCCAGACGCCAATGCCGCGCCCTATTTGCCCTTCTTCGCTCCACCGCTACAACATGTGCCGCTGTATGGCGGGATGCCGTGGCCCGGCGGTCCTCCTGTCGCACCCAGAGGCTCTCAGGGGAGTCCGTGGACAGCCAAGCAAGAAGGGCGTGAGACCagccgcgacagcgcgccTGAGGACACACCAGAAAACAACGCGCGAGAAAACGGTAGTCCTGAGGCACCGGgaagcgccagcagcggcaggcccGGGGCAGAAGCAGATGCAGGTTCTGCCGTGCCCTACAGCCCTCCCCACCATGGTCATCGACCGTGGGACTgggggcctgcgccgccgccgtatTTCGCTCCCCCTCCTCCACCCCCGCCGCCATACTACGATCCGTATTATGATTACTTCCCGCCATAccttccgccgcctggcgcgcctcGTGGTGCATACGGCGAGGCAAGGAACGCCACTCAGCCAGACTCGCCTCTTAAAAACagcggccgccagcagctgccgctccgCCCCCGGCCTTACCTGCCTCCTGGAGGAGGGCCTCCTCCGAGACCCGgacccggcggcggcccccaGAGAATgcggcctccctcgccccCGCGAGCTGAAGCAGGAAGGGGCAGAGGCCCGCAACGGGAAATTCCGTCGTaccgcgctgctggcgcatcACGGGCCTCTCCCACCGCCTCAccccctgtctccgcggagccctcgccggcgtccgaGGTGAAGCAGGAAACGAATATGCCtctgtcgccgtctgcggcagacgaTGCATCTGGTGGACCAGCTCTGGGCGTTCCCGGCCTGCTTCCACCGGCGACAAGCCCTGATGAAGACGTCAAACGGACCCCGAGCCCGGCGAACAGAAGAGGGTGGGGGCAGGACGCAGGCAGACTGGGAGGCGAAGGGCAACCCGTGACGCTCGAGCCACCCCCCCCACATAGCGATAGGAGAGGTGCGACGGATGAACACGCCATTCCTCCGAGTCCCTCTCCCCTTagcagaggagagacgcccgcggcggggtcGACAGAGAGGCGGTCTCCGCCTTTTGGCGTGCTGCCCACAGTGGACGTGCTGGGGACTACGGCGGGCGGCTCTGACACACAGCCCGGCTGGCTGCcaagaaggccgccgcctggcggccgcccgccgccgaccaTCACGACGACCAGCACTGTAACGACAACACAGGAGCCCGACGACATGTACTCAACGCGGCCAGTTCGGTTCACCAGACCCCCCGACTACCTCCCTCCTGAGCGACGCCCCCCGCGGGCCGCTTCGCGGGGCGGAGCGGCCGGCGTGGACGTGCGGCAGGCAGGCTCtggcgcgacggagacacgGCTGCGTGAGCCGCCTCTGTACCCAGGCATAGCGCCGAGTACCTCGTcgtcagcgccgccgaggaacCGCCCCACAGGCACGTATGATGATGGCCTGTCTGAACTTGCCCAGGAACCCGGTTCGAATGTGGCGGCCCTGCCGCCGCAACCGTCTGGAGATTCCTTTGCCACTGCAACAAACACGAGACCGCCTCCTCGCTACACCCGTCCACCGGACTACTTGCCCCCGGATAAGCCTCCACCGGGGCCTGAGGATCCTGCAccgcctccctcgcagcCAGGCCCCATGCCTCGTCCTCCGGATGGCGGCCAGCCTTACCCCGTTCCACCGTATTACCCCCCGGGCTTTCCGTCCCCTGTGTACCCACCAGATATGCCCTACCCCCCGCCAGGCTACCCACCTTTTCACCCGGGACCGCCCCCCGGCTatccttcgccgcctgccccCGGGTATCCGCTGCCTCCCGgagccccccctccccctgaAACGCCAAACCCCAGCCCCGTGCCTCCAGGGACCCCCACTCCACCCGGAACCCCTCAGCCGGCGCCCACGACGACGACCACTCGGCGCCCCGTGCGATACACCCGCCCGCCACAATACGAGCCGCCTGACCAGcagcctccttctctcccggATCCAGCGCCCACTCCGGTGCCTCCGACACCTCCATACCCTCCAcctgtgtctccgccgccgcaaccGGTCCCTCCTTACTACCCCCCGTATCCTCCCTACTATCCCCCCactccgcctcctcagccaCCTCCAGGCTACCCTCCAGAACAATCGTACCCGCCGTACTACCCGCCACCTCAGCCCTGGCCAGGGGCCACTCAGCCCTTGAGGCCAACGTCCCCGGAAGCAACGCAGCCAGACGATGGACGCGAGCCTCCCCCGGCGACCACGGGGCCCCCCGTGCGCTACACGCGTCCTCCGAAGTACCTCATTCGGCAGGAAGACTCGCCTCTGGGAAGAGGGCAGCCTCCACAGCTTGACGACGCCCCCGCATTGTCGCCGCCCCCCTTTGATTCCCTATACTCTTCACAGCCGCCGGCTGGAGGCGATGGAGAagggcctcgcctctctccgccatCTTATTTCTCCTATCCAGATCCAAATCATGGCAGCGCCGCTTCCCCCAGTGAGCGTGGAGGCCCTTCTCTGCCTGCGCCACCGGAGGTCCAGCTGAGGTTGCCGGTCGTTCCGGTGGACTCTCTAGAGCCGCTCGATCCCGGAAAATTTCCTAGCGACATTCCGGCTACGGGGGGACAGGCGAGAGCaaggggggagagagagtcCCCAGACGCCTCGCAAGGCGCCCAGGATCCGTTGAACCCGCCGACCCGTTACTCTCCGCCTCCAGGTCAGCCGGCCTCGCAGCCCCCCCCTAACTTTGCTGCCCCTCCTCAGGGGGCTTACTCAAATGCAGGCGGGGCACTCTTCAGCCCCGAAGCAACAATACGACAGTACCCACCCCcacctcctcgcgcggcgcggcccccTGGAAGGTCCTGGGATGCGGTCGCAGACCTCGCAGGCTCGACCACGCAGCAGGGACTCTCTCTGGTTCCTCCGACGGCTTCAGATCCGCGACAGCCCCAGCTTGCGCGTCcctcgcaggcaggcgccccCTCCTTGGTCTTTTCTCCTGCCCCACCGGACGGACGGAAGCCGTACGCAGAAGAGCGCCCGGCTGCACTTCgtgagaggcgagcggctcCGCTGGAGATGGGCGCGCTGGAGATGGGCGACTACCTCGGGCCGCCGATGCAAGACGTGCCAGGCGAACAGATGCGACTGCAGGACGGGAACGCTTTTGGTCAGCAGCCTGTCGGCGCACTCGAAGAGcaggaagcgagaaaaagaagggtTCCCCCGGGAAACCCGCCACGCCTGCCCCCGCCGCAGagtccgtcgccgccgctacCGCCCTACGGCGGAACAACCGGAGGACAGACGCCCGCGGACTACAGCGGGTCACCAAGCAGGCCTGACCCCTTCTTGgcccccgcgcgccgtccgccttTCCTGCTCCCTGTTCGCGAAGAAGACTCCGAGCCGACGGCAATCTCAAGGAGCATCCCGCCCCCGAATGGAGCATTCGCCCCTGAGAGGGATATCGCGGACCCGCCCTCTGTGGGTGCAGGGCAGCTGAAGCCTGGGACGAGCTGGGGAagcgctgccggcggggaCCTCGGTACCCTTTCCCGGCTGTGCCCGGACTGCTCCTCTGAGGAGCTCTCCGAGTCGGATTCGTGGTCCTACTCTGACTCAGAAATGTCTAGCGAAGAGTCATACGCGTTCGATCGCCTGAGTCCAAGCATACGACCGCCGCTGGCACCTCCACAGAGGCCTCCAAGTCTTCAAAAACGAGACACGCCGCTTGCCTCTCCTTCACTTTCTTACCCAGTCCCGCCTGCAtacgcgccgcgacgccgtccGCCTCTTGCTCCCCTCCCACCTGAACCAACATATCCCCTTCGGCCCTCGACGCCTCTCTCTTACGCTGACGACTTTGAGCGGCCGCCACTGGCGGCCCGTCCAGACCTGTTGCCTCCCCCTCCGACGCCTCAGCCCGTGCCCGTGCCCCCTTCATCGTTACCGAGCCCTGAGCGTCAGCGtctttcgctctctcctgcgcTTCTCGAAACCCCGACGGGCGCCCCGCGTCCTGCGTCTCGTCTGCAGCCTCCTCTTCAACTCGCGCGCCCGGCAGATCCCCTGCGCCCTCCCACGCTGCCTCTCCCTGAGGCTCGAGCCCTCCCGCTTGGCGCCGCACCTCCGTCAAGCGACTACAGGGTACCGGACCCCCGCATCCggaacgaagacgaggcccTTGTCCCCCCGGCACTTCTCCCGCGGAgtccgcagctcgcgcccCCTCTGCCGGAAGACTCTGCGGGCTTCGTcgtgcctccgcccccgctgccgcctcgcgatGTTCaacgcccccgccccctgcccgccggcgccccggAACTTAACGACGAAACGTATTCTCGGATGGAGGTCCCGTTGACCCAGGGCCGCGTGCAGCCCCCGGAGACGCTTGTGCGGCGTGCCGGGCCGCCGGGGCCGGTGCggggcgccagaggcgacaCGGGGCCTTCGAACTATGTCTACGAGAGTATGCCGACGACAACAGAATTCGGCGCAGAAGTAGAGAGGGACTGGGGGGTCGGAGAACGagagcgcgcgacgcgcaacGCAGGCGGGGCCGCCGAGCTTGcccgcccgcctctctcgccgagCTGGAGATCCCCACCTCCGTTGCGAGCTTCTTCTCCACCTcttgctgcgccgcctcgagcgcccgccgctgtgCCTCTTCGCACAAGAACCTATGTGGCTCAAGCGCCACCGAGTTTTCCTTCTGGGACATGGACAGCAAAGGAGACGGCCGTAGAGAGCGTTTCGCGAGAAGGCGtgcggcagcctccgccaCTTTCTTCTGCCctgcctccggcgcgtcgacccgcgctgtctgcgttggtgccgtcgccgcccgcgccggtcCCGGGGCCGCTCGCGAAAccggcagcagaggccgTGCTCGCTttgcgaggcgacgagaccAAGGCGGGATCGagcctcgcgtcctctccccccctcttt
The Besnoitia besnoiti strain Bb-Ger1 chromosome VIII, whole genome shotgun sequence genome window above contains:
- a CDS encoding hypothetical protein (encoded by transcript BESB_084560) translates to MNPCGCSRWRVATTFIVALSTVTSLVAGARPRGGSPLGSSTAQRYKAATAFTEHMDLLMADKSAGLLNDAEAVRAVEQFLTSVYDEVASAPEEEAGKAAPREEAEGHSTEDAQGADALPDSWEELAVDDFDGILVQFIEAVGVIPKPVLVQAGLEKYRAYLCHQQLLARCASGRSLPGGSRVDPSPDFVVTSANPDEGLAARRSPIRISISVPTPPSQSPRRSRLPPHRERAGSDLPAATGTPRENAPAREFAESRFTAAETRESHSDPRVGQQNPESSSENDGGGTSEQATNTATTPPMAQATGPPQPRQVYYPPPFPDANAAPYLPFFAPPLQHVPLYGGMPWPGGPPVAPRGSQGSPWTAKQEGRETSRDSAPEDTPENNARENGSPEAPGSASSGRPGAEADAGSAVPYSPPHHGHRPWDWGPAPPPYFAPPPPPPPPYYDPYYDYFPPYLPPPGAPRGAYGEARNATQPDSPLKNSGRQQLPLRPRPYLPPGGGPPPRPGPGGGPQRMRPPSPPRAEAGRGRGPQREIPSYRAAGASRASPTASPPVSAEPSPASEVKQETNMPLSPSAADDASGGPALGVPGLLPPATSPDEDVKRTPSPANRRGWGQDAGRLGGEGQPVTLEPPPPHSDRRGATDEHAIPPSPSPLSRGETPAAGSTERRSPPFGVLPTVDVLGTTAGGSDTQPGWLPRRPPPGGRPPPTITTTSTVTTTQEPDDMYSTRPVRFTRPPDYLPPERRPPRAASRGGAAGVDVRQAGSGATETRLREPPLYPGIAPSTSSSAPPRNRPTGTYDDGLSELAQEPGSNVAALPPQPSGDSFATATNTRPPPRYTRPPDYLPPDKPPPGPEDPAPPPSQPGPMPRPPDGGQPYPVPPYYPPGFPSPVYPPDMPYPPPGYPPFHPGPPPGYPSPPAPGYPLPPGAPPPPETPNPSPVPPGTPTPPGTPQPAPTTTTTRRPVRYTRPPQYEPPDQQPPSLPDPAPTPVPPTPPYPPPVSPPPQPVPPYYPPYPPYYPPTPPPQPPPGYPPEQSYPPYYPPPQPWPGATQPLRPTSPEATQPDDGREPPPATTGPPVRYTRPPKYLIRQEDSPLGRGQPPQLDDAPALSPPPFDSLYSSQPPAGGDGEGPRLSPPSYFSYPDPNHGSAASPSERGGPSLPAPPEVQLRLPVVPVDSLEPLDPGKFPSDIPATGGQARARGERESPDASQGAQDPLNPPTRYSPPPGQPASQPPPNFAAPPQGAYSNAGGALFSPEATIRQYPPPPPRAARPPGRSWDAVADLAGSTTQQGLSLVPPTASDPRQPQLARPSQAGAPSLVFSPAPPDGRKPYAEERPAALRERRAAPLEMGALEMGDYLGPPMQDVPGEQMRLQDGNAFGQQPVGALEEQEARKRRVPPGNPPRLPPPQSPSPPLPPYGGTTGGQTPADYSGSPSRPDPFLAPARRPPFLLPVREEDSEPTAISRSIPPPNGAFAPERDIADPPSVGAGQLKPGTSWGSAAGGDLGTLSRLCPDCSSEELSESDSWSYSDSEMSSEESYAFDRLSPSIRPPLAPPQRPPSLQKRDTPLASPSLSYPVPPAYAPRRRPPLAPLPPEPTYPLRPSTPLSYADDFERPPLAARPDLLPPPPTPQPVPVPPSSLPSPERQRLSLSPALLETPTGAPRPASRLQPPLQLARPADPLRPPTLPLPEARALPLGAAPPSSDYRVPDPRIRNEDEALVPPALLPRSPQLAPPLPEDSAGFVVPPPPLPPRDVQRPRPLPAGAPELNDETYSRMEVPLTQGRVQPPETLVRRAGPPGPVRGARGDTGPSNYVYESMPTTTEFGAEVERDWGVGERERATRNAGGAAELARPPLSPSWRSPPPLRASSPPLAAPPRAPAAVPLRTRTYVAQAPPSFPSGTWTAKETAVESVSREGVRQPPPLSSALPPARRPALSALVPSPPAPVPGPLAKPAAEAVLALRGDETKAGSSLASSPPLFVPSASSRPLGAASKSVSSRREERPKFAAAAQRWSIRPSWREVAAEGSPGLALAAREISPLSPSKAAGGAVFVDAKPEKGFERRVGETRLFALPPPSRQTLRPRDGVFEEATGMSFFAEREGVDKTELSSPVRRPANAVLRPTADSAGAVGAPEQKAEPGTAVLIGRRDVLREQMKSASSLVPSAALPTFSVRDAAYVRTTSSSPATPQRVQITYTDKSPEAFAGKEGMRTVILGGEAPPKRKKYQRWA